In Rattus norvegicus strain BN/NHsdMcwi chromosome 1, GRCr8, whole genome shotgun sequence, a genomic segment contains:
- the Il27 gene encoding interleukin-27 subunit alpha codes for MGQVTGGLGWRLSLLLLPLLMVQTGSWGFPADPLSLQELRREFTVSLYLARKLLSEVQGYVHSFAESRLPGVNLDLLPVGHHLPNVSLTFQAWRHLSDSDRLCFLATTLRPFPALLGGLETQRTWTSSEREQLWAMRLDLRDLHRHLRFQVLAVGFSCSEEEKEEEEEDEEEEEGKELLLGALGGPNQVSSQVSWPQLLYAYQLLHSLELVLSRAVRDLLLLSLPRRPDSACDP; via the exons ACCTTTGCTTATGGTACAAACTGGTTCCTGGGGGTTCCCAGCAGACCCCCTGAGCCTTCAAGAGCTGCGCAGGGAATTCACAGTCAGCCTGTACCTTGCCAGGAAACTGCTCTCTGAGGTTCAGGGCTATGTCCACAGTTTT GCTGAATCTCGCTTGCCAGGAGTGAACCTGGACCTCCTGCCCGTGGGACACCATCTCCCCAATGTTTCCCTGACCTTCCAGGCATGGCGTCACCTCTCT GACTCTGACAGACTCTGCTTCCTCGCTACCACACTTCGACCCTTCCCTGCTCTGCTGGGAGGGCTGGAGACCCAGAGGACCTGGACCAGCTCAGAGAGGGAGCAGCTGTGGGCAATGAGGCTGGATCTCCGGGACCTGCACAGGCACCTCCGCTTCCAG GTGCTGGCTGTAGGATTCAGCTGttcagaggaggaaaaggaagaggaagaagaggacgaggaggaggaggaagggaaggagctgCTCCTAGGGGCTCTGGGTGGCCCCAACCAGGTGTCATCCCAAGTGTCCTGGCCCCAGCTGCTCTATGCTTACCAGCTCCTACATTCCCTGGAGCTTGTCCTATCTCGGGCTGTTCGGGACCTGCTGCTGTTGTCCTTGCCCAGGCGTCCAGACTCAGCTTGTGATCCCTAA